In one Bacteroidia bacterium genomic region, the following are encoded:
- a CDS encoding TfoX/Sxy family protein, which translates to MASDPNFVDFVLEQIKNAGEITAKKMFGEYGIYSDEKIFGLICDNKLFIKPTNSGRKFIGNVVEAPPYEGAKPSFLIEDKIENSEWLSELVRVSVKELPTPKPKKKK; encoded by the coding sequence ATGGCATCCGACCCAAACTTTGTGGATTTTGTATTAGAACAAATCAAAAATGCAGGAGAAATAACCGCTAAAAAGATGTTTGGTGAATACGGTATTTATTCTGACGAAAAAATATTCGGACTAATATGCGACAATAAGCTATTCATAAAGCCGACCAATTCTGGACGAAAGTTTATAGGAAATGTTGTTGAAGCACCACCATACGAAGGAGCAAAACCAAGTTTTTTAATAGAAGACAAAATTGAAAACAGCGAATGGTTAAGTGAATTAGTTAGAGTATCAGTGAAAGAATTACCAACACCTAAACCGAAAAAGAAAAAATGA
- a CDS encoding SRPBCC domain-containing protein: MATNISRVTINATTQKVWDTLTKPELVKLWQYGSDLQTSWEVGSKIKFETKWEDKVFEQWGTVLEFTPMTKLRYSLFAPRPDLEDKPENYFEMIYALTNNNGQTQLEIIQEDNRPNAVQENEQGEDNPILKMLKEITETN, from the coding sequence ATGGCAACAAATATTTCAAGAGTAACCATAAATGCGACAACTCAAAAAGTGTGGGACACTTTGACCAAACCTGAACTTGTTAAACTTTGGCAGTATGGAAGTGACTTACAGACAAGTTGGGAAGTTGGTAGCAAAATAAAATTTGAAACAAAATGGGAAGACAAAGTTTTTGAACAATGGGGAACTGTTTTGGAATTTACACCAATGACAAAGCTTCGTTATTCATTATTTGCACCAAGACCAGACCTTGAAGACAAACCAGAAAATTATTTTGAAATGATTTACGCATTGACAAACAACAATGGACAAACTCAACTTGAAATAATACAAGAAGACAATAGACCAAACGCAGTTCAAGAAAACGAACAAGGCGAGGACAATCCAATCTTGAAAATGTTAAAAGAAATAACCGAAACAAATTGA
- a CDS encoding VOC family protein, with translation MLGLRTTIYKVSDIQKATEWYSKAFETNPYFNEPYYVGFNIKGYELGLQPEDNPTFEKVESVVSYWGVENIQETFDRLIELGATENEKPYDVGGEIMTATVKDPFGNVIGLIYNPHFQL, from the coding sequence ATGTTAGGACTTAGGACAACAATTTATAAAGTTTCAGACATTCAAAAAGCGACTGAATGGTATTCAAAAGCATTTGAAACTAATCCTTATTTCAACGAGCCCTATTATGTTGGTTTCAACATTAAAGGTTACGAACTCGGACTTCAACCAGAAGACAACCCGACTTTTGAAAAAGTTGAAAGTGTAGTTTCTTATTGGGGAGTAGAAAACATTCAAGAAACTTTTGACCGACTTATTGAATTAGGAGCAACCGAAAATGAAAAACCTTACGATGTTGGCGGAGAAATAATGACGGCAACTGTTAAAGACCCATTTGGAAACGTTATTGGCTTGATTTATAATCCTCACTTTCAACTATAA
- the arr gene encoding NAD(+)--rifampin ADP-ribosyltransferase, translating to MEKNNSDQKSSGHVATPFAQTYFHGTRSDLKVGEFIEVGFNSNYGQRKNAKYIFLSATLDAAIWGAELAFGEERERIYLVEPTGPIEDDPDLTDKKFPGNPTKSYRSTSPFKIVGEVTNWQGHPPEQVKSMKDALAKLKEQGINSLNDE from the coding sequence ATGGAAAAAAATAACAGCGACCAAAAATCAAGCGGACACGTTGCGACACCTTTCGCACAGACATATTTTCACGGGACAAGGTCTGACTTGAAAGTAGGCGAGTTTATCGAAGTTGGTTTTAACTCTAATTACGGACAAAGGAAAAACGCAAAGTACATTTTTCTTTCAGCAACATTAGACGCTGCTATTTGGGGAGCTGAACTTGCATTTGGTGAGGAACGAGAAAGAATTTATTTAGTTGAACCAACAGGACCAATTGAAGACGACCCAGACTTGACAGACAAAAAATTTCCTGGCAACCCGACCAAATCTTATCGTTCAACAAGTCCGTTTAAAATTGTTGGAGAAGTTACCAATTGGCAAGGACACCCTCCAGAACAAGTTAAATCAATGAAAGACGCATTAGCAAAACTTAAGGAACAAGGAATAAATTCACTAAATGACGAGTAA